The following proteins are encoded in a genomic region of Sorangiineae bacterium MSr12523:
- a CDS encoding PaaI family thioesterase translates to MHQHPIGTTPHPGTRLDGSLFGPQNRCFACSPDHPTGLRLKFHVEGDEVVTNFTPARSHEGAPGVMHGGLVTTVADEVGVWALIALLGKFGFTGTMNTRFPRPVRVEREVQGRAKITSKSTRIVHAQIRMVQDGADCFTSTMSFILLNQKGAETMLGGPLPEGWKKYFR, encoded by the coding sequence ATGCACCAGCATCCCATCGGCACGACCCCGCACCCCGGAACCCGACTCGACGGCAGCCTCTTTGGTCCGCAAAATCGTTGCTTTGCTTGCAGCCCCGACCATCCGACGGGCCTCAGGCTGAAGTTTCACGTCGAGGGTGACGAGGTCGTCACGAACTTCACGCCGGCGCGCTCGCACGAGGGGGCGCCTGGCGTGATGCACGGTGGTCTGGTCACGACGGTGGCCGACGAGGTCGGCGTTTGGGCGCTCATTGCGCTGCTCGGCAAATTCGGTTTCACCGGGACGATGAACACGCGCTTCCCGCGCCCCGTGCGCGTCGAGCGCGAAGTTCAAGGCCGCGCGAAGATCACGAGCAAGAGCACCCGCATCGTGCACGCGCAAATTCGCATGGTGCAGGACGGGGCCGACTGCTTCACGAGCACCATGAGTTTCATCCTGCTGAATCAAAAGGGCGCCGAGACGATGCTCGGCGGCCCTTTGCCGGAAGGCTGGAAGAAGTACTTCCGATAG
- a CDS encoding SH3 domain-containing protein — MALSQFLTKSVLITASSLMLMAPLFSGCASDAQQGDDPSTDEDALVDNEPSDDPGTNEAPPEEPDTLTNADSVLDEPVAVGEKLQASMDLNLRSGPSGSDAILTVVPEESEVTVEEAAPSGGWYRVRFGERTGWASGLFLDKPGSDADGSSEDPSAGDDSTDLTLEGISPDDDLLPDSVSTQAFGGTKAVNRAMEWVKVKMPYCGGVNGGHDAICGGTCRRHGDANKAKWNKYRSDCSGLVSYAWGLSAPGLTTGYFAPFKRNKSHGIGIKSLKAGDALNSVPSHHIMLFAGWANKGHTVATIIQESNCGKVAKKMNLKVKRNGKYLYFSWNNRNFLPIRVGKKK, encoded by the coding sequence ATGGCCCTTTCGCAATTCCTAACCAAATCGGTTCTCATCACGGCAAGCTCGCTCATGCTCATGGCGCCGCTCTTCTCCGGGTGTGCGTCGGATGCGCAGCAGGGGGACGACCCGTCCACCGACGAGGATGCCCTCGTCGATAACGAGCCCTCGGACGATCCGGGCACCAACGAGGCGCCCCCCGAGGAGCCGGACACGCTCACCAACGCGGATTCGGTTCTCGACGAGCCGGTGGCGGTTGGCGAGAAGCTGCAAGCCAGCATGGATCTCAATCTGCGCAGCGGTCCCTCGGGGAGCGATGCGATCCTCACCGTGGTGCCCGAGGAGTCCGAGGTCACCGTGGAAGAAGCCGCGCCCTCGGGCGGTTGGTACCGGGTGCGTTTCGGCGAACGAACGGGGTGGGCTTCGGGCCTCTTCCTCGACAAGCCGGGCTCCGATGCCGACGGCTCCTCGGAGGATCCTTCGGCAGGCGACGACTCGACGGATTTGACGCTGGAGGGCATTTCGCCCGATGACGATTTGCTCCCGGATTCCGTTTCGACGCAGGCCTTCGGCGGCACCAAAGCGGTCAATCGGGCCATGGAATGGGTCAAGGTGAAAATGCCTTATTGCGGCGGCGTCAATGGCGGGCACGATGCCATTTGCGGCGGCACGTGCCGCCGGCACGGGGACGCGAACAAAGCCAAATGGAACAAATACCGTTCGGATTGTTCCGGCCTCGTTTCCTATGCGTGGGGGCTGAGCGCGCCGGGGCTCACGACGGGGTACTTCGCTCCGTTCAAACGAAACAAGAGCCATGGCATCGGCATCAAGTCGCTCAAGGCGGGCGATGCTTTGAACAGCGTGCCCTCGCACCACATCATGCTCTTCGCGGGTTGGGCCAACAAAGGCCACACGGTGGCGACCATCATTCAGGAATCGAACTGCGGCAAGGTGGCGAAGAAGATGAACCTCAAAGTGAAACGCAACGGGAAGTACCTGTACTTCTCTTGGAACAATCGCAACTTCCTCCCGATCCGCGTGGGCAAGAAGAAGTAG
- a CDS encoding M64 family metallopeptidase, whose product MAFFCLLPTSVWANPYPDPNRVPHDPVSSAPLPLDVPLSSFAVAAAGVDIVRTEIEFTEQGEKYRLASAVVERSGTQALLARSQKSDPYGSYRAVLKDVDGRIVGYDSIGTGVEFRRLVRALTFRFPVPAKPAQLTVTAENPSTGATQTVLQATIDPATLPRVQVDPSSFEVRLLKQATASPELAVNLYAEGYLASRKEQFWKDANKAVRALVDNHFPGAEHFTIQAVYSPSNVQLGAATNLGQPVPERDSFLGLYYPYWRPFERWYNVVYPTRESRYRRGIGSVPYDYPIAIVDSTRYWGVGNFNELTAIPGSHSSFVYLLLHEFGHYFGLNEEYEGGGPTELQFAPGISEPWSQNITFTTNKSALKWRHWLAASTPVPTPDSYWNGSTYGAYQGGYADSEPRNHSHKPGFNCTMESGRQFCPICKEAIQKKVNFDIGQ is encoded by the coding sequence ATGGCATTCTTTTGTCTTTTGCCAACATCCGTATGGGCCAATCCCTATCCGGATCCCAACCGCGTTCCGCACGATCCCGTTTCCAGCGCGCCCTTGCCGCTGGACGTTCCCTTGTCCAGCTTTGCGGTGGCCGCCGCCGGTGTGGACATCGTGCGCACCGAAATCGAATTTACCGAGCAAGGAGAAAAATACCGATTGGCGTCCGCCGTCGTGGAGCGATCGGGCACCCAAGCCTTGCTGGCGCGCAGCCAAAAGTCCGATCCCTATGGCAGCTACCGCGCGGTGCTGAAAGACGTCGATGGCCGAATCGTGGGCTACGACTCCATTGGCACCGGCGTGGAATTCCGCCGCTTGGTGCGCGCGTTGACCTTTCGCTTTCCCGTGCCCGCAAAGCCCGCGCAATTGACCGTCACGGCGGAGAATCCTTCGACGGGGGCCACGCAAACCGTGCTTCAAGCGACCATCGACCCGGCAACCCTGCCGCGCGTGCAGGTCGATCCCAGCTCCTTCGAGGTGCGCCTCTTGAAACAGGCCACGGCCTCACCCGAGCTCGCGGTGAACCTTTATGCCGAGGGCTACCTGGCCTCCCGCAAGGAGCAATTCTGGAAGGACGCGAACAAGGCTGTGCGCGCCCTGGTGGACAATCATTTTCCGGGCGCGGAGCATTTCACCATTCAGGCGGTGTACTCACCGTCCAACGTGCAGCTGGGCGCCGCGACCAACCTGGGCCAGCCCGTGCCGGAACGCGACTCGTTCTTGGGCCTCTATTATCCGTATTGGCGGCCTTTCGAGCGCTGGTACAACGTGGTGTACCCCACGCGCGAATCGCGCTACCGCCGCGGAATCGGCAGCGTCCCCTACGATTACCCGATTGCCATCGTGGACAGCACCCGGTACTGGGGCGTTGGCAACTTCAACGAGCTCACCGCGATCCCCGGTAGCCATTCCTCCTTCGTGTACCTTCTGCTGCACGAGTTCGGGCACTACTTCGGCTTGAACGAAGAATACGAAGGCGGCGGCCCCACCGAGCTGCAGTTCGCGCCGGGCATCAGCGAGCCGTGGTCGCAAAACATCACATTCACGACCAACAAGAGCGCCTTGAAGTGGCGCCATTGGCTCGCCGCCAGCACCCCCGTACCGACACCCGATTCCTATTGGAACGGGAGCACCTACGGCGCCTACCAAGGTGGCTATGCCGACTCCGAGCCGCGCAATCACAGCCACAAGCCAGGTTTCAACTGCACCATGGAGTCGGGTCGTCAGTTCTGCCCCATCTGCAAAGAGGCGATCCAGAAAAAGGTCAATTTCGACATCGGCCAATAG
- a CDS encoding ThuA domain-containing protein produces MTLVSLLPEARSKLFSLIVLALAGCSINGSSGTRSDNLNADAIPASDYQHVQLALGAAELGEPMSLTVLPDRSVLHTARDGTVRLTDAAGNTKVAGKLNVYTHDEEGLQGVAADPGFASNRFIYLYYSPTLNTPGGDAPVTGTAADFEPWKGHLNLSRFVLKTDGTLDMASEKVVLEVPNDRGQCCHVGGDIDFDASGNLYLSTGDDTNPFDSAGFAPLDERTDRNPQYDAQRTAANSNDLRGKVLRIKPLANGTYSIPSGNLFAPGTAKTRPEIYAMGFRNPFRMSVDKATGIVYLGDYGPDAGTTDPNRGPQGQVEFDRITGPGNFGWPYCTGSNTASETYNEYTFPSGPSGAKYDCTNGPTNNSFRNTGLTTLPPAKPAWIRYAGDAGSPPEFGSGSESPMGGELYRYDANSTSTIKFPQSLDGRYFATEYGRKWIKAVEVRSDGSPGIIEDFPWQGTQIIDSRFGPDGALYVLDYGTGSDNQALYRIEYIGGQNRNPIAKAAADRTSGPTPLTVAFSSAGSSDPEGKALTYSWNFGDGATSTEANPTHTYTTKNTFQPTLTVRDPEGLTGSASLVITAGNTAPTVNMQTPVHGQLFSFGDNVPFTVSVSDPEDGTIDCSKVKVTYSLGHDSHAHQITSKNGCSGSILVPVDGEHDAAANIYGVFDAEYTDNGGLTSHSIKRLQPRHRQGEHFTAQSGIQIATHGPAEGGSTVGFTDNGDWVSFDPYALGNATKFTARVSSGGPGGTIEVRTGSATGTLLGSVAVANTGGWETFVNVSANLSNVPGGTTTLYLVFKGPTGQGNLFDVDAFTFETTQNADPNQVLVFSKTAGFRHDSIPAGIEAIRQLGSANGFTVTATEDSTAFNPANLGAFKAVVFLSTTGDVLDATQQNALQAYVDGGGGYVGVHAAADTEYDWPYYGQLVGAWFKSHPAGTPQAVVRTEDRTHPATSHLGPTWTRVDEWYNYRTNPRAAVHVLQNVDEGSYSGGEMGDHPITWCHPQGSGRSFYTGLGHTTESYSDAAFRTLLLGGIKYATGAVSANCAPDGTPPTTIEGESYTSGSGVQVAAHGPASGGNTLGYIDNGDWAGYSSVSTTGATKFSARVSSAGAGGVIHIRSGSATGPELGSVNVSPTGGWETFATVSTTLNGNGTGALFLTFTGGSGSLFDIDTFTIGK; encoded by the coding sequence ATGACGCTTGTCTCGTTGTTGCCCGAGGCGCGATCGAAGCTGTTTTCGCTCATCGTGCTCGCACTCGCCGGCTGCTCCATCAATGGATCGTCCGGCACGCGCAGTGACAATCTCAATGCTGACGCGATCCCAGCGTCCGATTATCAGCATGTTCAACTCGCATTGGGCGCTGCCGAACTGGGTGAGCCCATGTCGCTCACGGTGTTGCCCGATCGATCCGTGCTTCACACGGCGCGTGACGGAACCGTTCGACTCACGGACGCTGCCGGCAATACCAAAGTAGCCGGCAAATTGAACGTATACACGCACGATGAAGAAGGGCTCCAGGGTGTCGCCGCCGACCCGGGATTTGCCAGCAACCGGTTCATTTATCTGTATTATTCGCCGACGCTGAACACGCCCGGGGGAGATGCGCCGGTCACCGGCACCGCGGCCGACTTCGAGCCGTGGAAGGGCCACCTCAATCTGTCGCGTTTCGTCCTGAAGACGGACGGCACGCTCGATATGGCCAGCGAAAAGGTCGTTTTGGAGGTGCCCAACGACCGCGGCCAATGTTGCCACGTCGGTGGTGACATCGACTTCGACGCCAGCGGCAACCTTTATTTGAGCACCGGCGACGATACGAATCCCTTCGACTCCGCCGGATTTGCTCCGCTCGATGAGCGCACGGATCGAAATCCGCAGTACGATGCCCAGCGCACCGCGGCCAACAGCAACGACTTGCGCGGGAAGGTGCTGCGCATCAAGCCGCTGGCCAATGGGACGTACTCGATTCCATCGGGGAACCTGTTCGCGCCGGGCACGGCGAAGACGCGGCCCGAGATTTACGCGATGGGGTTCCGCAATCCCTTCCGCATGTCCGTGGACAAGGCCACGGGCATCGTTTACCTCGGCGATTATGGCCCCGACGCCGGCACCACGGATCCCAACCGCGGGCCGCAAGGGCAGGTGGAGTTCGATCGCATCACGGGGCCGGGCAATTTCGGCTGGCCGTACTGCACCGGCTCGAACACCGCCTCGGAGACATACAACGAGTACACCTTCCCCAGCGGCCCCTCGGGCGCGAAGTACGATTGCACCAATGGCCCGACGAACAACTCCTTCCGCAACACCGGATTGACAACGTTGCCACCCGCAAAACCGGCGTGGATCCGCTACGCGGGCGATGCCGGCTCGCCGCCCGAATTCGGCAGCGGTTCCGAGTCACCGATGGGCGGTGAGTTGTACCGGTACGATGCGAATTCGACCTCGACCATCAAGTTCCCGCAGTCGCTCGACGGGCGCTATTTCGCCACCGAGTACGGGCGCAAATGGATCAAGGCGGTCGAGGTGAGAAGCGACGGCTCGCCGGGTATCATCGAGGATTTCCCCTGGCAGGGCACCCAGATCATCGATTCGCGGTTCGGCCCCGACGGTGCGCTGTACGTGCTCGATTATGGCACCGGGAGCGACAACCAGGCACTTTACCGCATCGAGTACATCGGCGGGCAAAACCGCAATCCCATCGCCAAGGCGGCGGCCGACAGGACATCGGGCCCGACGCCGCTCACCGTCGCATTCTCGTCCGCCGGCAGCAGCGATCCCGAGGGCAAGGCGCTGACGTACTCGTGGAATTTCGGCGACGGCGCCACCTCCACGGAGGCGAATCCGACGCACACGTACACGACGAAAAACACGTTCCAGCCCACGCTCACCGTGCGCGATCCCGAGGGGCTGACCGGCTCGGCGAGCTTGGTGATCACCGCGGGCAACACCGCGCCCACGGTGAACATGCAGACACCGGTGCATGGGCAACTGTTCTCCTTCGGCGACAATGTGCCCTTCACGGTGAGCGTGAGCGATCCGGAGGACGGCACCATCGATTGCAGCAAGGTCAAAGTGACCTATTCGCTCGGTCACGACAGCCATGCGCACCAGATCACCTCGAAGAATGGCTGCTCGGGGTCGATCCTGGTTCCGGTCGATGGGGAGCATGACGCGGCGGCGAACATCTACGGCGTCTTCGATGCCGAATACACGGACAACGGCGGGCTCACCTCGCACAGCATCAAGCGGCTGCAGCCGCGGCATCGGCAGGGAGAGCACTTCACGGCGCAATCCGGGATTCAGATCGCCACGCACGGCCCCGCCGAAGGCGGAAGCACCGTCGGCTTCACCGACAACGGCGATTGGGTCTCTTTCGATCCGTACGCGCTGGGCAATGCAACGAAGTTCACGGCGCGCGTTTCCTCCGGCGGGCCGGGCGGCACCATCGAGGTGCGCACGGGCTCGGCGACGGGCACCTTGCTTGGCTCGGTGGCCGTGGCCAACACGGGCGGCTGGGAGACCTTCGTCAACGTGTCGGCGAACCTGAGCAACGTGCCCGGCGGGACGACCACGCTCTACCTCGTCTTCAAGGGCCCCACCGGGCAGGGCAACCTGTTCGACGTCGATGCGTTCACCTTCGAGACGACGCAGAACGCCGATCCCAATCAGGTGCTGGTGTTCTCGAAGACGGCGGGGTTCCGTCATGATTCGATTCCGGCAGGCATCGAAGCCATCCGCCAATTGGGCTCGGCGAATGGGTTCACCGTGACCGCGACGGAGGACAGTACGGCGTTCAACCCAGCCAACCTGGGCGCGTTCAAGGCGGTGGTGTTCCTCAGTACGACCGGGGACGTGCTCGATGCGACGCAACAGAATGCGCTGCAAGCGTACGTCGATGGGGGCGGTGGTTACGTCGGCGTGCACGCCGCGGCGGACACCGAATACGATTGGCCCTACTACGGGCAGCTGGTGGGGGCGTGGTTCAAGAGCCATCCCGCCGGAACCCCGCAGGCCGTGGTTCGCACGGAGGATCGGACGCACCCGGCCACGTCGCACCTCGGGCCAACGTGGACGCGCGTCGACGAGTGGTACAACTACCGCACCAACCCGCGGGCGGCCGTGCACGTGCTGCAGAACGTCGACGAGGGCAGCTACTCGGGCGGCGAGATGGGCGACCATCCCATCACCTGGTGCCATCCCCAAGGCAGCGGGCGCTCGTTCTACACGGGGCTCGGGCACACGACGGAGTCGTACTCCGACGCGGCGTTCCGCACGCTGTTGCTCGGCGGCATCAAGTACGCCACCGGCGCGGTCTCGGCCAATTGCGCACCGGACGGCACGCCGCCGACCACCATCGAGGGCGAGTCGTACACGTCGGGCTCGGGGGTGCAGGTTGCAGCGCACGGGCCGGCCAGCGGGGGCAACACGCTGGGGTACATCGACAACGGTGACTGGGCAGGCTACTCGTCGGTGAGCACCACCGGGGCCACGAAGTTCTCGGCCCGGGTCTCGTCGGCCGGTGCGGGCGGGGTGATCCACATCCGCTCGGGATCGGCGACCGGCCCCGAGCTCGGCTCGGTCAACGTGAGTCCGACGGGCGGCTGGGAGACCTTTGCAACGGTCTCAACCACGCTCAACGGCAATGGAACGGGCGCATTGTTCCTCACCTTTACCGGTGGGTCCGGCTCGCTGTTCGATATCGACACATTCACGATAGGGAAGTAG
- a CDS encoding dicarboxylate/amino acid:cation symporter: protein MAAPRGSKFPFWLQITLGLVLGALLGWLAKSYEIAWLSTTLEKIGSIFVQLLKLAVAPLVFFAILVSITNLRQVKNAARLATRTLLWFMTTSLIAVVLGIGIGLLTNPGAGTGLTAADGKQPSHTGSWIDFLTGIIPSDMVTPFTKLNVLQIVFLATVAGIAALKLGDKAEPVLAFSRSVLALLQKALWWVIRLAPLGTLGLVGKAISTYGWNLLGKYATFTADIYVGCAIVMFGVYPLLLWGVGKLNPLHFYKGAWPALQLAFVSRSSVGTMPVTQKVTEQLGVPREYASFAVPFGATTKMDGCASIYPALSAIFVAQIFDVPLGPGEYMLIVFVSVIGSAATAGLTGATVMLTLTLSTLRLPLAGAGLLLAIDPILDMMRTATNVAGQIVVPLLVAAKENILDREAYDRAANITTDAAEAPAE from the coding sequence ATGGCCGCCCCTCGTGGTTCCAAGTTTCCTTTTTGGCTGCAGATTACACTCGGGCTCGTACTGGGGGCGTTGCTCGGTTGGCTTGCCAAGTCGTACGAGATTGCCTGGCTGAGCACGACGCTCGAGAAGATTGGTTCAATCTTCGTCCAATTGCTGAAGTTGGCCGTCGCGCCGCTCGTGTTCTTCGCCATTCTGGTGTCCATCACGAACCTGCGGCAGGTGAAGAACGCGGCCCGCTTGGCCACGCGCACGTTGCTTTGGTTCATGACGACGTCGCTCATTGCGGTGGTCCTTGGCATCGGCATCGGGCTGCTCACGAACCCGGGCGCGGGCACCGGCCTCACGGCGGCCGATGGAAAGCAGCCCTCGCACACGGGCTCGTGGATCGATTTTCTGACGGGCATCATTCCGTCGGACATGGTGACGCCGTTCACCAAGCTCAATGTGTTGCAGATTGTCTTTCTGGCCACCGTCGCCGGCATTGCCGCGCTGAAGCTGGGCGACAAGGCGGAGCCGGTGCTGGCGTTCAGCCGCTCGGTGTTGGCGCTCTTGCAGAAGGCCCTCTGGTGGGTCATTCGCCTCGCGCCGCTCGGCACCTTGGGGCTCGTGGGCAAGGCGATTTCCACGTACGGGTGGAACCTGCTGGGCAAGTACGCGACGTTCACGGCGGACATCTACGTCGGGTGCGCCATCGTGATGTTCGGCGTCTATCCGCTGCTTCTTTGGGGTGTGGGCAAACTGAATCCGCTGCACTTCTACAAGGGCGCCTGGCCCGCGCTTCAATTGGCTTTCGTGTCGCGCTCTTCCGTGGGCACCATGCCGGTGACGCAAAAGGTCACCGAGCAACTCGGCGTGCCGAGGGAGTATGCCTCGTTTGCCGTGCCGTTCGGCGCAACCACGAAGATGGACGGTTGCGCCTCGATCTACCCGGCGCTGTCCGCGATCTTCGTGGCGCAGATCTTCGATGTGCCCTTGGGGCCGGGCGAGTACATGCTCATCGTGTTCGTGTCGGTCATCGGCTCCGCCGCCACCGCAGGGCTCACCGGCGCCACGGTGATGCTGACCCTGACCTTGTCGACGTTGCGGCTGCCGCTCGCAGGCGCAGGTTTGCTCCTGGCCATCGATCCGATTTTGGACATGATGCGCACGGCGACCAATGTCGCCGGCCAAATCGTGGTGCCGCTGCTGGTGGCAGCCAAAGAGAACATCTTGGACCGCGAGGCCTACGACCGCGCCGCGAACATCACGACCGATGCCGCCGAAGCGCCGGCCGAATAG
- a CDS encoding sigma-54 dependent transcriptional regulator produces the protein MSTASARILVAEDERAIQLALSGLLRRLGYEVEQAHDGAEALRKLQEGVFDLVLTDLALGEGPSGMDVLRASKEARPETPVVMITAYGSEKVAVQAMKSGAEDYVPKPFDNDEIRLVVTRALDRTRLAREHRLLLERVTRDYGFASLIGAGPAMRTVFGQIQKVAETDLTVLVRGESGSGKELVAQAIHQCSPRSERPFVPVNCAAISRELVESELFGHEKGAFTGASARRIGRFEAASGGTIFLDEIGDMPLETQAKVLRVLEERSFERVGGNRPIEANVRVVAATHRDLEAEVARGRYREDLYYRLKVVEIVVPPLRERLEDVPALVSRFLERLATRLGRDKRTMSSRAMARLAAHSWPGNVRELRHVVEQAAVLASEDVIDEADLRLGAASMAGAKEVAITSFSEAKRRMIEDFERRFIATALERHGGNISQTADAIGMVRQSLQQKMKELGLRADGKS, from the coding sequence TTGAGCACGGCGAGCGCGCGCATTCTGGTGGCGGAAGACGAGCGTGCCATTCAGCTCGCCCTGAGCGGTCTTTTGCGGCGCCTGGGCTACGAGGTCGAGCAGGCACACGATGGCGCGGAGGCGCTGCGCAAGCTTCAGGAAGGCGTTTTCGATCTGGTCCTCACCGACCTCGCACTCGGCGAAGGTCCGAGCGGGATGGACGTGCTTCGCGCATCGAAAGAAGCGCGTCCCGAGACGCCGGTGGTCATGATCACGGCGTACGGATCGGAAAAAGTGGCCGTGCAGGCCATGAAGAGCGGCGCCGAAGATTACGTACCGAAGCCCTTCGACAACGACGAGATTCGCCTGGTGGTGACGCGCGCGCTCGACCGGACGCGCCTCGCCCGCGAACACCGCCTGCTGCTCGAGCGGGTGACGCGTGATTATGGCTTCGCATCGCTCATTGGGGCCGGCCCCGCCATGCGTACGGTGTTCGGTCAGATTCAGAAGGTCGCAGAGACCGATCTGACCGTTCTCGTGCGCGGCGAGAGCGGCAGCGGGAAGGAGCTCGTCGCGCAAGCGATCCACCAATGCAGCCCGCGGTCGGAGCGGCCGTTCGTGCCCGTGAACTGTGCGGCCATCAGCCGCGAGCTCGTCGAGAGTGAGCTCTTCGGGCACGAGAAGGGCGCCTTTACGGGGGCCAGCGCACGGCGCATCGGTCGTTTCGAGGCGGCCAGCGGTGGAACGATCTTCCTCGACGAGATTGGCGACATGCCCCTGGAGACGCAAGCGAAGGTGCTCCGCGTTCTCGAGGAACGATCCTTCGAGCGGGTGGGCGGCAATCGCCCGATCGAGGCGAACGTTCGCGTGGTGGCGGCGACCCATCGCGATCTCGAGGCCGAGGTGGCACGGGGCCGCTACCGCGAGGACTTGTACTATCGGCTCAAGGTGGTGGAAATCGTGGTGCCTCCTTTGCGCGAACGGCTCGAGGACGTGCCGGCCTTGGTGAGCCGTTTTCTCGAGCGCCTCGCAACGCGTCTCGGCCGCGACAAGCGCACGATGAGCTCGCGGGCGATGGCTCGTCTCGCGGCGCATTCGTGGCCAGGCAACGTGCGCGAACTCCGCCACGTGGTCGAACAAGCCGCGGTTCTCGCATCGGAGGACGTGATCGACGAAGCCGATCTCCGCCTCGGCGCTGCCTCGATGGCGGGCGCCAAGGAGGTCGCCATCACGTCCTTCAGCGAAGCAAAGCGCCGGATGATCGAAGACTTCGAGCGCCGCTTCATCGCGACCGCGCTCGAGCGCCACGGCGGCAACATCTCCCAAACCGCCGATGCCATCGGCATGGTGCGCCAAAGCCTCCAACAAAAGATGAAAGAGCTCGGCCTCCGCGCCGACGGCAAGAGCTAG
- a CDS encoding ATP-binding protein → MPVASQVESAHQKMVNKRIKFIAHYIVFSMVVALVAFTGGLKPAIILGLSWGIGLASHGFSAVLAPMLRQRWAEKEPDPLPATMMSPERRVLEGRHARSLEELSASIAHEIRNPITAAKSLVAQMGEDPSSPDNVEYARVALEELDRVERSIAHLLRFARDEEIVMGDTKMSEIVDSALESFRDRFARGNVVVKRAIDTDGAMRADAEKIRRVVINLVQNALDALEEGSVLDPCIEISAGENLAGTEVWLRVRDNGAGIPPERLPQIFQPFYTSKKTGTGLGLAVSKKIADAHGGSLEAFGAPGTGTEMTLTLPKGLP, encoded by the coding sequence TTGCCCGTCGCGTCCCAAGTCGAGAGCGCTCACCAGAAGATGGTGAACAAGCGCATCAAGTTCATTGCACATTACATCGTTTTCTCGATGGTGGTCGCGTTGGTGGCCTTTACGGGGGGCTTGAAGCCGGCGATCATCCTCGGGCTTTCCTGGGGAATAGGTCTCGCCAGTCACGGATTTTCGGCGGTCCTTGCGCCGATGCTGCGACAACGCTGGGCCGAGAAAGAGCCCGATCCGCTCCCGGCGACCATGATGTCGCCCGAGCGGCGCGTTCTCGAGGGCCGGCATGCGCGCTCGCTCGAGGAGTTGTCGGCATCGATTGCCCACGAGATTCGCAACCCGATCACGGCAGCGAAGAGCCTCGTCGCGCAGATGGGGGAGGATCCATCGTCGCCCGACAACGTGGAATACGCGCGGGTTGCCCTCGAGGAGCTCGATAGGGTCGAGCGATCCATTGCGCACCTCCTTCGCTTCGCCCGCGACGAGGAGATCGTCATGGGGGACACCAAGATGAGCGAGATCGTCGATTCGGCGCTCGAGAGCTTTCGCGACCGCTTTGCGCGTGGCAACGTGGTGGTCAAGCGCGCCATCGACACCGATGGTGCGATGCGTGCCGACGCGGAAAAGATCCGCCGCGTGGTGATCAACCTCGTTCAAAATGCACTCGACGCGCTGGAAGAAGGTTCGGTGCTCGATCCCTGCATCGAGATCTCGGCGGGCGAAAACCTCGCCGGCACGGAGGTCTGGTTGCGCGTTCGCGACAACGGCGCGGGGATCCCGCCCGAGCGTCTCCCGCAGATTTTCCAGCCGTTCTACACGTCGAAAAAGACGGGGACCGGGCTCGGTTTGGCCGTGTCCAAGAAGATTGCCGACGCACACGGCGGATCGCTGGAAGCGTTCGGAGCGCCGGGGACCGGCACCGAGATGACCTTGACCTTGCCCAAGGGGCTTCCTTGA